From Candidatus Lokiarchaeota archaeon, one genomic window encodes:
- a CDS encoding fucose isomerase yields the protein MFLPTVAFFSPIAGESLVNRILDRLDGVDFVVRSEKDLDAVGSIEKSRAILFVGTGGTEQLVASFMERVALESTILLAHTGNNSLPAAMEVRAYLEQHGVDSEIRQVSMDELGDTVQVFNHYEEVFKDLQDKRIGVIGTPSPWLIASQVNRKAVERKWGIEIVDVPFSKLKTVEPVGEDSLDTLEIMPNSTKVKDSELRSAYEIAYSLLALVKKENLDALTLECFRLVETTNVTGCLGLAALNSLGIPAGCEGDIPATFTMLLAKVLTGETSFMANVVEIDKSENTLTLAHCTVPFSLVEDFDFVTHYETDKSVGIRGQFAKSDVTLLKVSGSDLSNYWVSSGVIEANLSKKEACRTQIRIRLDSPVDYFLDHSLANHHILILGLHTKEIRAFLEHIPKS from the coding sequence ATGTTTTTGCCAACTGTAGCCTTCTTCTCCCCCATTGCAGGAGAGTCGCTAGTCAATCGAATTCTGGACCGCCTAGATGGTGTGGATTTCGTAGTCCGCTCAGAGAAGGATCTTGATGCTGTTGGTTCTATAGAGAAGTCTCGAGCAATACTATTCGTGGGTACTGGAGGAACCGAGCAGCTGGTTGCTTCTTTCATGGAAAGAGTTGCTCTCGAATCTACAATTTTATTGGCGCATACTGGAAACAACTCATTGCCCGCTGCTATGGAAGTACGTGCATATTTGGAGCAGCATGGCGTTGATTCTGAAATCCGACAAGTTTCTATGGATGAGCTTGGTGACACGGTGCAAGTGTTCAATCACTATGAAGAAGTATTCAAGGATTTACAGGATAAGAGGATAGGGGTTATTGGAACACCTTCCCCTTGGTTGATTGCTTCCCAAGTTAATCGAAAAGCTGTTGAGCGGAAATGGGGAATCGAGATTGTGGATGTCCCCTTTTCAAAACTGAAGACGGTTGAACCTGTTGGTGAGGATTCTCTTGATACCCTTGAAATCATGCCCAATTCAACGAAGGTCAAGGATTCCGAGTTACGCTCTGCATATGAAATAGCCTATTCGCTTTTGGCTCTCGTGAAGAAGGAGAATCTCGATGCCTTAACACTTGAGTGCTTCCGCTTGGTTGAAACCACCAATGTAACCGGTTGTCTTGGATTGGCGGCTCTTAACAGCCTGGGAATTCCTGCTGGATGTGAAGGAGATATTCCTGCAACGTTCACCATGCTACTTGCGAAGGTTCTAACTGGTGAAACATCGTTCATGGCAAATGTAGTAGAAATCGACAAATCCGAAAATACTCTTACCTTGGCACATTGTACAGTTCCCTTTTCGCTAGTTGAAGATTTTGATTTCGTAACACATTATGAGACTGACAAGAGCGTAGGAATTCGAGGGCAATTTGCGAAGTCTGATGTCACGTTGTTGAAGGTCTCCGGAAGTGATCTCTCCAATTATTGGGTTTCCTCTGGTGTTATCGAGGCTAATTTATCGAAAAAAGAGGCCTGTCGAACGCAGATAAGAATACGTCTCGACAGCCCTGTCGATTATTTTCTTGATCATTCTCTGGCAAACCATCATATACTGATTCTTGGATTACATACCAAGGAAATTCGCGCATTCCTTGAACATATACCGAAGTCCTGA
- the metG gene encoding methionine--tRNA ligase has translation MSDNQEDRNYPTDEPVLVTCGLPYASGEMHIGHLRTYVPADVFVRLLRKLDVDVTFVCGSDTHGTPVVTTAEKEGVSPKELYQKYHEHYLDTFPKLGIEFDNYGTTDDPENHERTKQIVRALEKKGYIYPKDLDTPYCDKCGRSLPDRFVRGTCPYCGADARGDECDQGCGRYLEPGEILSPRCAICGSPTRTVTRKHFYFKLTEFTDFLKNFLDEVDGTKNARNYAMGWVKEGLKDWCITRDLDWGVEFPDDPSLTLYVWVDAPIHYMSSTEQWAKKKGEPDAWKDFWSPDGGRIVHYIGQDIVYHHCIFWPAMLKGSDYNLPSAIVASGMVKIEGHNFSRSRGYVVWIIDDYLEHDLDPDYLRYYMVSHSSQTKDLDFAWDAFQEKVNSELVNTFGNFIYRALHFSHDNFEEIPEGHIEESVSNAIEATVESVIDATNRYELKQVVDEVLRLASFGNEYFQSNKPWELVREDNKKCARVLYNACCIVKALAVLIEPIMPSVAESIWEQLGLEGEEVHEVDLWESTEPAEAGREIPQPRPVISKVDDKLIKELHGIIDNRIKDAEAAEMGDKEKQELVSFEDFKKMDFRVGEILECERVPDTDNLLKIIVDIGDEKRQMVTGLAQLYECDELIGEKALFLVNLEPKKLAGVKSEGMILAVEHAEKEGHWVPLTIEDVPPGSKAA, from the coding sequence CTGAGTGATAACCAAGAAGATCGGAATTACCCAACAGATGAGCCTGTCCTAGTGACGTGTGGATTACCGTATGCAAGTGGAGAGATGCATATTGGCCACCTCCGCACATATGTACCTGCGGATGTTTTTGTCCGTCTCCTGAGAAAACTTGATGTAGATGTCACCTTTGTCTGTGGATCTGACACACACGGAACTCCAGTGGTTACAACTGCTGAGAAGGAAGGTGTTTCTCCAAAGGAGCTATACCAGAAGTATCACGAACATTACTTGGATACATTTCCCAAGCTTGGAATCGAGTTCGATAATTATGGGACCACTGATGACCCGGAGAATCATGAGCGGACCAAACAGATAGTACGTGCCCTTGAGAAGAAAGGATACATCTATCCCAAAGACTTGGACACACCATACTGTGACAAATGTGGTCGTTCGTTGCCAGATCGGTTTGTACGTGGAACCTGTCCCTACTGCGGTGCAGATGCGAGAGGTGACGAGTGTGATCAAGGTTGTGGACGATATCTCGAACCGGGAGAAATACTGAGCCCTCGATGCGCCATTTGTGGTTCTCCAACACGAACCGTAACGAGAAAGCATTTCTACTTCAAACTGACGGAATTCACTGATTTCCTGAAGAATTTCCTGGATGAAGTTGATGGTACGAAAAATGCAAGAAACTATGCCATGGGATGGGTAAAGGAAGGTCTCAAAGACTGGTGCATTACTCGTGACTTGGATTGGGGAGTTGAGTTTCCCGATGACCCAAGCTTGACACTTTACGTCTGGGTTGACGCCCCTATTCATTATATGTCTAGCACTGAGCAATGGGCAAAGAAGAAGGGCGAGCCAGATGCATGGAAAGACTTCTGGTCGCCAGATGGAGGACGCATTGTCCACTACATTGGTCAGGACATAGTTTATCACCACTGCATATTCTGGCCTGCAATGCTGAAGGGTAGCGACTACAACCTGCCCTCCGCAATCGTTGCTTCTGGAATGGTAAAGATAGAAGGCCATAATTTCAGCAGGAGCCGCGGCTATGTTGTCTGGATTATTGATGATTATCTTGAGCATGACTTGGACCCAGATTACCTGAGATACTACATGGTATCCCACAGTAGCCAAACCAAGGATCTTGATTTTGCTTGGGATGCATTTCAAGAGAAAGTGAACAGCGAGTTAGTAAACACCTTTGGTAACTTCATCTATCGGGCGCTCCATTTCAGCCATGATAACTTCGAGGAAATCCCAGAAGGTCATATTGAAGAATCGGTGAGCAATGCCATTGAAGCTACTGTTGAATCTGTGATAGATGCAACAAACAGGTATGAGCTTAAACAGGTAGTAGACGAAGTCCTGCGATTGGCTTCATTTGGAAACGAGTATTTCCAGAGCAACAAGCCTTGGGAATTAGTCCGTGAAGACAATAAGAAATGTGCCCGGGTGCTGTACAATGCCTGTTGTATTGTGAAAGCTCTTGCTGTTCTCATTGAGCCAATAATGCCATCTGTTGCGGAAAGCATATGGGAACAGCTTGGTTTAGAGGGAGAAGAGGTCCATGAGGTTGATCTTTGGGAATCTACTGAACCAGCGGAAGCTGGCAGAGAAATTCCTCAACCCCGCCCTGTTATATCCAAGGTTGACGACAAACTGATTAAGGAGCTCCACGGCATCATAGATAATCGAATCAAAGACGCAGAGGCTGCAGAAATGGGAGACAAAGAAAAGCAAGAATTGGTTTCTTTTGAAGACTTCAAGAAGATGGATTTCCGTGTAGGCGAAATTCTCGAGTGCGAGAGAGTTCCCGATACTGATAATCTACTGAAGATCATCGTTGATATCGGAGATGAGAAGAGACAGATGGTAACGGGTCTGGCCCAGCTCTATGAATGTGATGAGCTAATTGGTGAGAAGGCGCTTTTCCTCGTGAATCTTGAACCAAAGAAGCTGGCTGGTGTCAAAAGCGAGGGTATGATACTTGCTGTTGAGCATGCAGAGAAGGAAGGTCACTGGGTACCGCTAACCATCGAAGACGTTCCTCCCGGTAGCAAGGCCGCATAA
- a CDS encoding GTP cyclohydrolase IV, whose amino-acid sequence MIYKDERDNMVFDTQNEKPRHRIQLNKVGIKNLKTFLITERSGLRHHIIPTVEMTIDLPADLKGVHMSRFVESMTEVLSDEFSVYKSVEDLQIHILEALQEKHHFSRGEVIFEFEFGYSSKTPVSKKRTWEVCDVTAKTVMEVDKPVWHDIAVKVTGNTVCPHCMANNDGLTHMQRACGTLRVAGVTEEIPTFGSMIDIIENSFSSKTYSLLKLEDEKYVTKQMHDNPLFVEDVCRNILQGAKEAYQDANLEVSAEARSLESIHKHDVIARGKLVINGDGEA is encoded by the coding sequence TTGATTTACAAAGACGAACGTGATAACATGGTTTTTGACACGCAAAATGAGAAACCCCGACACCGCATTCAGCTAAACAAGGTTGGCATAAAGAATCTCAAGACTTTCCTGATAACTGAACGTAGTGGTCTCCGCCATCATATCATACCAACAGTTGAAATGACAATTGATTTGCCAGCCGATCTAAAAGGCGTTCATATGTCACGTTTTGTCGAGTCTATGACCGAAGTACTGAGTGACGAATTCTCTGTGTATAAATCAGTTGAGGATCTGCAGATTCATATTCTTGAGGCATTGCAGGAGAAACATCATTTCAGCCGAGGAGAAGTCATTTTCGAATTCGAGTTTGGCTATTCTAGCAAGACACCAGTTTCGAAGAAACGAACCTGGGAGGTTTGTGATGTTACAGCAAAGACTGTTATGGAAGTAGACAAACCAGTATGGCACGATATTGCTGTGAAGGTAACTGGGAATACTGTGTGTCCCCATTGTATGGCAAACAATGATGGGCTAACACATATGCAACGAGCATGTGGGACTCTACGAGTCGCGGGAGTTACCGAGGAAATACCCACGTTCGGTTCGATGATAGATATAATCGAGAACTCCTTCTCAAGCAAAACATATTCGCTTCTCAAGCTGGAAGACGAAAAATACGTTACCAAGCAGATGCATGATAACCCACTCTTTGTCGAAGATGTCTGTCGGAATATCCTACAGGGTGCTAAGGAAGCCTATCAGGATGCGAATCTCGAAGTCTCTGCAGAGGCAAGATCCTTGGAAAGCATCCATAAACATGATGTCATTGCACGTGGCAAACTTGTGATAAACGGTGATGGCGAAGCTTAG
- a CDS encoding geranylgeranyl reductase family protein yields MDAEVIVVGAGPAGSIAAYECAKRGLKTLLLEKHELPRQKPCGGAVMYRGLRVVQEGIPSEIVERRIHGLRFILPRNGPAEFSSDSLLGITVMRHLFDEYLAKRAEKAGVEVLEKACVTDAQTTTEKVMVTLLDGRRYEGCYIIGADGVNSRIGTSLGLRTPRKDPTRVGLGMECNYYVGKHGVEKAMNGNSSILEMIPATDRLSYGWVFPKKGHLCVGIAGPAFCMKPLRAMFEDFKKKTSIRLGVELNDGRPRSCFLGGNGFRQNNVGLRCLLVGDAAGFVDPMMGEGIAYAMQSGQIAAKTIAEAIKKNKSSREFLSKYQALCNREFAESFDMAVRAGVRGGRLADSILPPATRLNLSSEILTGLARGDIDYSDIPYLLITKLPRELPHVLRELLIARING; encoded by the coding sequence ATGGATGCTGAAGTGATAGTTGTGGGAGCAGGACCTGCAGGAAGCATAGCCGCATATGAGTGTGCCAAACGCGGCCTCAAAACACTGCTTCTGGAAAAACATGAGCTGCCTAGACAGAAACCCTGTGGCGGCGCGGTTATGTATCGAGGGCTGAGAGTGGTTCAAGAAGGGATTCCGTCTGAAATAGTAGAACGAAGAATCCATGGTCTGCGCTTCATTCTGCCTCGAAATGGACCTGCTGAATTCTCATCAGATTCACTTCTTGGCATAACCGTAATGCGCCATCTATTCGATGAGTATCTTGCAAAACGGGCTGAAAAGGCCGGGGTCGAAGTTCTAGAAAAAGCCTGCGTCACAGATGCCCAAACCACCACGGAGAAGGTAATGGTGACTCTGCTTGACGGAAGGAGGTATGAAGGCTGTTATATCATTGGTGCCGATGGTGTGAACAGCCGTATAGGTACATCTCTGGGTTTACGAACCCCTCGGAAAGATCCAACTCGGGTGGGGCTAGGGATGGAGTGCAACTACTATGTTGGAAAACATGGCGTAGAGAAGGCAATGAATGGTAATTCCTCCATTCTCGAAATGATACCTGCAACAGACCGGCTATCCTATGGCTGGGTTTTTCCGAAGAAGGGTCATCTTTGTGTTGGAATAGCTGGTCCAGCATTCTGCATGAAGCCACTTCGAGCCATGTTCGAGGATTTCAAGAAGAAGACTTCTATTCGTCTTGGTGTTGAGCTGAATGATGGCCGCCCTCGGAGCTGCTTCTTAGGTGGAAATGGGTTCCGACAGAACAATGTTGGCCTACGCTGCCTCCTAGTAGGTGATGCGGCCGGATTTGTCGATCCTATGATGGGTGAAGGCATAGCATACGCGATGCAATCCGGACAGATTGCCGCTAAGACTATCGCTGAAGCAATAAAGAAGAACAAATCAAGCCGAGAATTCCTATCAAAGTATCAGGCACTCTGCAACCGGGAATTTGCTGAGAGCTTTGACATGGCTGTAAGAGCCGGTGTTCGAGGAGGACGCTTGGCGGATTCGATACTTCCGCCTGCTACCCGGCTCAATCTGAGCTCTGAAATTCTGACCGGACTTGCAAGGGGCGATATTGATTACTCTGACATTCCTTACTTGCTCATTACGAAATTGCCTCGGGAACTGCCTCATGTACTGAGAGAGTTACTGATTGCAAGAATAAATGGATGA
- a CDS encoding methionine gamma-lyase (catalyzes the formation of methanethiol and 2-ocobutanoate from L-methionine) → MKKSRKIATRCIHGETEEEKGPAVVPIAQTSTFVFENQEQVLDSVTGKSGEHLYTRWSNPTTQHTERQISAIEGSEESLLVSSGMAAISSTIFSLITEGSKILAIDSIYGGTLHLFEDILPKMGVRVDFVSVENFTEELEHSEDEYDICYFETPTNPTLKIVDIEQVAMAAQNSNTISIIDGTFATPYNQQPSSLGIDIVIHSATKYLGGHSDLIAGVVSGESKLVEQIRETAKLLGGTIDPFASFLLNRGIKTLGVRMPKHNENALFLAKELIQMDGVKRVFYPGLESHPGHEIAERQMEGFGGMLTIELNANHQKTRNFVDGLDLFLNATSLGGVESLVSMPTLTSHYGIDEEILHKMDISGSTVRLSVGIEDKEDLFNDIEHTMDTNL, encoded by the coding sequence ATGAAGAAATCTCGAAAAATAGCAACAAGATGCATCCATGGAGAGACAGAAGAAGAGAAAGGTCCAGCAGTAGTTCCAATAGCTCAAACAAGTACATTTGTCTTTGAGAATCAAGAACAGGTCTTGGATTCTGTAACTGGCAAATCTGGCGAGCATCTCTATACACGATGGAGTAATCCTACGACACAGCATACAGAGAGACAGATAAGCGCTATAGAAGGAAGTGAGGAATCGCTGTTAGTATCTTCAGGAATGGCTGCGATTTCTTCTACAATCTTCAGTCTCATAACCGAAGGGAGCAAAATCCTAGCAATTGATTCCATATATGGTGGGACCCTGCATTTATTCGAAGATATTCTTCCGAAGATGGGCGTGAGAGTTGATTTCGTATCTGTCGAAAATTTCACTGAAGAATTAGAGCATTCAGAAGACGAGTATGATATCTGTTACTTCGAAACCCCGACAAATCCGACACTCAAGATAGTCGATATTGAACAGGTTGCTATGGCCGCACAAAATTCGAACACGATAAGCATCATCGATGGGACATTCGCAACTCCATACAACCAGCAGCCCAGTTCCCTCGGTATCGACATCGTTATTCACAGCGCTACGAAGTATTTGGGCGGACATAGTGATCTCATTGCAGGTGTAGTTTCAGGTGAATCCAAACTTGTCGAACAGATACGCGAGACCGCAAAGCTGCTTGGAGGAACTATTGATCCATTTGCGTCATTCTTGCTGAATAGAGGTATCAAGACCCTAGGTGTCAGAATGCCCAAACACAATGAAAACGCACTATTCCTTGCCAAGGAACTAATTCAAATGGACGGTGTGAAACGGGTCTTCTACCCAGGTCTTGAGAGTCATCCAGGCCACGAAATTGCAGAAAGACAGATGGAAGGCTTTGGGGGAATGTTGACAATCGAGCTAAATGCCAACCATCAAAAAACCAGAAATTTCGTAGACGGGCTTGATTTATTCCTGAATGCGACTTCTTTGGGAGGCGTGGAGAGTCTCGTGAGCATGCCGACTCTCACATCGCATTATGGCATAGATGAGGAAATTCTACATAAAATGGACATCTCAGGGTCGACTGTTCGCTTGTCAGTAGGCATTGAAGACAAAGAAGACTTGTTCAATGATATTGAGCACACAATGGATACGAATCTTTGA